The following coding sequences are from one Prochlorococcus sp. MIT 1314 window:
- the lpxA gene encoding acyl-ACP--UDP-N-acetylglucosamine O-acyltransferase has product MENKNTEINSNFSGVKVHPNAFVDPRAELQDGVIISQGAIVGPDVTIGKGTEIGPNAVVTGKTQIGFNNKVFPNVFIGLDPQDLKYKGASTEVIIGNNNTFRECVTINKATDEGEKTIIGNNNLLMAYSHIGHNCELGNRIVLSNSVQVAGHVKIEDKAIIGGCLGIHQFVHIGYLAMIGGMTRVDRDVPPFCLAEGHPGRLRGLNRIGIKRSGLIENKDFDLKILQNTWNLLFKSNDAISNSLEKAMIGELDLSSSRLCSFLKESISKERRGPMPLVNL; this is encoded by the coding sequence ATGGAGAATAAAAATACTGAAATAAATTCAAACTTTAGTGGTGTAAAAGTGCACCCAAACGCTTTTGTTGATCCACGTGCCGAATTACAAGATGGGGTCATTATCTCTCAAGGAGCTATTGTTGGTCCTGATGTAACTATTGGGAAAGGAACTGAAATAGGTCCGAATGCTGTTGTTACAGGAAAAACTCAAATTGGTTTTAACAATAAAGTTTTCCCAAATGTTTTTATAGGTCTGGATCCTCAAGATCTTAAATATAAAGGAGCCTCTACTGAAGTAATTATTGGAAATAATAATACTTTTAGAGAATGTGTAACTATTAATAAGGCAACTGATGAAGGAGAAAAGACTATTATTGGTAATAATAATTTGTTAATGGCTTACAGTCATATAGGCCATAATTGTGAACTTGGTAACAGGATAGTTTTATCAAATAGTGTTCAAGTTGCAGGCCATGTAAAGATTGAAGATAAAGCTATTATTGGTGGCTGCCTGGGGATTCATCAATTTGTACATATTGGATATTTAGCAATGATTGGCGGAATGACTAGAGTAGATCGAGATGTGCCTCCATTTTGTTTAGCCGAAGGTCATCCAGGAAGATTGAGGGGATTAAATAGGATTGGAATTAAAAGAAGTGGTTTGATTGAAAATAAGGATTTTGATCTAAAAATTTTACAAAATACTTGGAATCTACTTTTTAAATCTAATGATGCTATTTCAAATTCATTAGAAAAAGCGATGATAGGAGAATTAGATCTTTCATCTTCAAGATTGTGTAGTTTTTTAAAAGAATCAATATCTAAGGAAAGACGTGGACCAATGCCTTTAGTGAATTTATGA
- the fabZ gene encoding 3-hydroxyacyl-ACP dehydratase FabZ → MEKKLSSENNQLSSENILGLLPHRYPFALVDKVIENIPGERAVAVKNVTINEPQFQGHFPERPIMPGVLIVESMAQVGGIIVTQMPDLPKGLFVFAGINNVKFRKPVVPGDQLIISCKLLSIKRQRFGKVQGEAHVGGKLVCAGELMFSLVD, encoded by the coding sequence TTGGAAAAGAAATTATCCAGTGAAAATAATCAACTCTCCTCTGAGAACATACTAGGTTTATTACCTCACAGATATCCTTTTGCTCTTGTAGACAAAGTTATAGAAAATATTCCTGGTGAGAGAGCTGTTGCAGTAAAAAATGTGACTATCAATGAGCCTCAATTTCAAGGACACTTTCCTGAAAGGCCTATAATGCCTGGAGTTCTTATTGTTGAATCAATGGCACAGGTTGGGGGAATTATAGTAACACAAATGCCCGATCTTCCTAAAGGACTTTTCGTTTTTGCTGGAATTAATAATGTTAAATTCAGAAAACCTGTTGTACCTGGAGATCAATTGATAATTTCTTGTAAGTTATTGAGTATCAAAAGACAAAGATTTGGCAAGGTTCAGGGTGAGGCACATGTTGGTGGGAAGTTGGTTTGTGCTGGAGAATTAATGTTTTCATTAGTTGATTAG
- the lpxC gene encoding UDP-3-O-acyl-N-acetylglucosamine deacetylase, whose amino-acid sequence MFSWPTNYDSCYTLAGIVSKEGIGLHSGEKTRVKISSYEKEGYYVSFRDKPNEIFKLSQHLIGSTMLCTAVKLGGRNLYTIEHLLSSLAGCGLSYIHIEVDGKEIPLLDGSAIQWVREFERVGIKKAPNPDNFFREINKSIILNKEGSVIAATPSEKITIISTISFSYKAIGNQTFVIDLNPKSFVEMIAPARTFGFKDQFQELSELGLIKGGSLENALVCDGDEWVNPPLRFDNEPIRHKILDLIGDLALVGLPKAQILVYKGSHSLNALLASSLKN is encoded by the coding sequence GTGTTTTCTTGGCCTACTAATTACGATTCTTGCTATACCTTAGCTGGTATTGTCTCCAAAGAGGGTATAGGCCTTCATAGTGGAGAAAAAACTAGAGTTAAAATTTCTTCTTATGAAAAAGAAGGATATTATGTTTCTTTTAGAGATAAACCTAATGAGATTTTTAAGCTAAGTCAACATTTGATTGGAAGTACGATGCTTTGTACTGCGGTTAAATTAGGAGGGAGAAATTTATATACTATTGAACATTTATTATCTTCACTTGCAGGTTGTGGGCTAAGTTATATACATATTGAGGTTGATGGGAAAGAGATCCCGCTTTTAGATGGATCGGCAATTCAGTGGGTAAGAGAGTTTGAAAGAGTAGGGATAAAAAAGGCCCCAAACCCAGATAATTTTTTTCGAGAGATTAATAAATCAATAATTTTAAATAAAGAAGGCTCAGTGATAGCAGCAACTCCTTCTGAAAAAATTACAATTATATCTACCATAAGTTTTTCCTACAAAGCAATTGGAAATCAAACTTTTGTGATTGATTTAAATCCAAAAAGTTTCGTTGAAATGATTGCTCCAGCAAGAACATTTGGTTTTAAGGATCAATTTCAAGAATTAAGTGAACTTGGTTTAATAAAAGGAGGAAGTTTGGAAAATGCACTTGTCTGTGATGGTGATGAATGGGTAAATCCGCCATTAAGATTTGATAATGAACCAATAAGACATAAAATTTTAGACCTTATTGGGGACTTGGCTTTGGTAGGGTTACCTAAGGCACAAATTTTAGTTTATAAAGGATCACATTCTTTAAACGCTTTATTGGCCTCATCGCTCAAAAATTAA